A stretch of Roseibium porphyridii DNA encodes these proteins:
- a CDS encoding sensor histidine kinase encodes MKLLNQIRALMQMSVLRQTVQLTLVFLVIVAFAGFVSILFIDREINARIDAELETRLADVAGRIAAIGPDNALFYETEDRFVAFQGPGGATYGALAKLTENRPGLRTIKLGRKVVGEDLDGIWRVYIAQAAGGTLAVGTNLDDRDDYLEVLINIFAVSGGLTLVAMLGIGGLLGWRAQRRLSAISGVLDKVAAGDLTARIEPGSGSDDFVRLSRSIDQTTSQLEILLRQTRNLTANIAHDLKTPLTRLRGQLEMIEATAADEDAISVAMEQTDEIIDLFEALLRIAKLESGEHRQRFETLSPARLAEETADIYRAVIEDSGRSFDLVVQETEAISGDRRLILQAVANLIENSLKHTPESARLTLIARGKSLVLADTGPGIPEHLYGRVLEPMYRLEESRTTPGAGLGLALVKTITNLHRAELSMASSQPDAPERKGLRIEIRFP; translated from the coding sequence TTGAAACTGCTTAATCAGATACGAGCCCTGATGCAGATGTCGGTCCTGCGTCAGACTGTGCAGCTCACGCTTGTCTTCCTCGTTATTGTCGCTTTTGCAGGATTCGTGTCGATCCTCTTCATCGACCGGGAGATCAATGCCCGCATAGATGCTGAACTGGAAACCCGTTTGGCCGATGTTGCTGGCAGGATCGCTGCGATCGGCCCGGATAATGCCCTTTTCTATGAAACCGAAGACCGGTTTGTTGCCTTTCAGGGACCTGGCGGCGCAACGTATGGCGCCTTGGCTAAGCTTACCGAGAACAGGCCGGGACTGAGGACCATCAAACTTGGTCGAAAGGTTGTTGGTGAGGATCTCGACGGTATCTGGCGCGTGTATATCGCACAGGCGGCAGGTGGTACTTTGGCTGTCGGGACGAACCTTGACGATCGGGATGACTATCTGGAGGTCCTGATCAATATCTTCGCTGTATCGGGCGGTTTGACACTCGTTGCCATGCTGGGGATCGGAGGCCTTTTGGGTTGGCGGGCGCAACGGCGTTTGTCCGCCATCTCAGGAGTGCTCGACAAGGTGGCTGCAGGTGACTTGACGGCGCGGATCGAACCAGGGTCCGGCAGTGATGATTTCGTTCGTCTGTCGCGATCGATCGATCAGACAACATCTCAGCTGGAAATCCTGCTGCGACAGACACGAAACCTGACGGCCAATATTGCGCATGACCTGAAGACACCCCTGACCCGTTTGCGTGGCCAGCTGGAAATGATTGAAGCGACAGCGGCCGACGAAGATGCGATCAGCGTGGCGATGGAACAGACTGACGAGATCATCGACCTGTTCGAGGCCTTGCTGCGCATTGCCAAGCTTGAATCTGGTGAACACCGGCAGAGGTTCGAGACCCTCAGTCCCGCCAGGCTTGCCGAGGAAACGGCGGACATTTACCGGGCGGTCATAGAAGACAGTGGCCGGAGCTTCGATCTTGTTGTTCAAGAAACGGAGGCCATTTCAGGGGACCGGCGCTTGATCCTGCAAGCCGTCGCCAATCTGATTGAAAACAGTTTGAAACACACGCCGGAGAGCGCGCGTCTCACACTCATTGCGCGGGGCAAAAGCCTTGTCCTTGCAGACACAGGTCCGGGAATACCGGAACATCTTTATGGCCGCGTGCTGGAGCCGATGTACCGGCTTGAGGAAAGTCGAACAACGCCCGGTGCAGGCCTTGGTCTGGCCCTTGTCAAAACCATCACAAACCTGCATCGGGCAGAGCTTTCAATGGCCTCAAGTCAACCGGACGCTCCTGAACGAAAAGGATTGAGAATAGAAATCCGGTTTCCGTGA